Below is a window of Rhodopseudomonas sp. P2A-2r DNA.
TCAGCCCGGCAAAGTCGCCGATGCCGTCATTATTGCTGTCGGCGAACGCCTTGACGTGCAACTGGTAGATGATCGCGTCCTTGTACCACAGGTAATCGTCTTTCTCTGCGCCCGGCGAGACAGTCGCGTCGATGGCTGGCATGACATTCATAACTCAGTGCTTTCAGGCGAGGCAGCGGAAGAACACGGCAGGATCGCGCATCGGGTCGATGCGGACGCGGAGTCCGCCCCATTCCACGGGATGGCGCTCCCCTGTGATCAGGTTCTCCACCGCGGCGATGTCGCGGCGTTCGCCGTCAACCATCACCTGCGAATTGATCGGCAACCAGAACTCGTGGACGTCGCGCGACAGAGAGATCGCCCCCGCCACGGTATTGTGCTGGTCGACGGATTCCTTGACGAAGCCGATGACGTTGCCGTCGTCGACCGGCAGGAAACGCAGGTTGCTGGTCTGCTGCAGTGCCGCGTTGGCGCGGCGGGCATTGTTGATGTCGCGGATGTACGGCTTGATGTTGCCCGGCTGGTCCCAGTCGCGCACCTTGATCTCGTACTTCTCGGAGTTGAGGTACTCTTCCTTTCCGGGAATCGGGTCGTGTTCGAGCAGTTCGAAGCCGTTGTAGATGCCATAGGTCGATGACATAGCCGCCGCGAGCGCAAGCCGCGCCTTGAACATCCAGGCCTCGCCGCTCTGCAGATGGAAGGGCAGGATATCAGGTGTATTGACGAAGAAGTTGGGCCGGTAGAACTCGCGCTCGGGATAGCCGGTGAGTTCGACGAGATACTGCTCGATCTCCCACTTCTGGATGCGCCAGGTAAAATAGGTGTAGGACTGCGAGAAGCCGAGCTTGGCGAGGCCCTTCATCAGCTTGGGGCGGGTAAAGGCCTCGGCCAGGAACAGCACGTCGGGGTGATTGAGCTGGACCTCGTGGATCATCCATTCCCAGAACCGCAGCGGTTTGGTGTGCGGATTGTCGATGCGGAAGATCTTCACGCCGTGGTCGACCCAGAACAGGATCACGTCGCGCAGCGCGTTCCACAGCGAGCCGGCATCCTCGCAGCTGAAATCGGGATTGACGATATCCTCGTATTTCTTCGGCGGATTCTCGGCATATTTCATGGTGCCGTCGGGACGGCGCCTGAACCAGTCAGGGTGTTCCGTCAGCCAGGGATGGTCGAGCGAACACTGCACGGCGATGTCCAGCGCCACTTCCATATTCAGCGTCTTGCAGGCTTCCACGAAGGCATGGAAGTCTTCCATGGTTCCGAGTTCGGGATGGATGGCGTCGTGACCGCCTTCCTTGCCGCCGATGGCATAGGGGCTGCCGACATCGCCGGGCTCCGCTGTCAGCGAATTGTTGCGCCCTTTGCGGTTCTTCACCCCGATCGGATGGATTGGCGTGAAATACACCACGTCAAAACCCATCGCCGCCACGTCCGGCAGCCGGGCGATGCAATCGCGGAACGTGCCGTGCTGGCCGGGCACCGTGCTCTGGCTGCGCGGCACCATTTCGTACCAGGCGCCGTCGCGGGCCCGGACGCGGTCGATGGTCAGCGGCAGCAGTGGCGAACGGGTCAGGTCCGGGCGCAACTGGCTCTCCGCCATGGCCGCCTGCAGCTCGGGCGCAAGCAGCGGCTCGGTGTCGCCGCTCTGCAGATAGTCTTCGCAATGGCGCACGATGATCGCCGAGGCGTCGGGGCCGCCGGCCTGTGCCTTGGTCATCATGCCCGCGCCTTCCAGCGCGTCCAGCGTGACGTCCTGGCCGGCCTTCAGCTTCAGTTCGAAACCGTGGCGCCAGGTGGCGAATTCGTCGGTCCACGCCTCGATGGCAAAGACGTAGCGTCCCGGCGCGTCGGGGGTGAAGGAGCCACCCCAGCGATCGTTGACGTCGAAGGTCATCGGCGCCCGCTTCCAGGCGCGCTCCGTCTCCAGCCGCCACACCAGCGCCGCGGCGATGATTTCGTGCCCGTCGCGATAGATGTCGGCCCAAACCTCGATCGGCTCGCCGACGATCCGTTTCACGGGAAAGCGACCGCCATCAACGAGCGGATAAATATTTTCGATCTGGAAAGCTCCGCTGGTGGCGACGCTTTCCACAATTTGCGTGGTTTTGTTCACAGGGGTGCCATCAACTATGAGTGTCGTCCCAATTCGGTTGCGGAAGAGAGACGGTCCGATCATATACAAAGCCTTGTGACGGGCGTTAGTTCCAACGGGAACTCAGCTTAAGCACGTGCGTTGAAAACGGCTATCCTCTTCGTAAAATTCATCTTTTCGCAGCGTTGACAGCGTGTTGCGATGCAAACGGCGTGCCTTATGGACCTTTTCAGCAAAGCCGCAGAACTCGGAATCCAGACCGGATTTCACGACGGACAGGGGCATTGGCATACCACCGATGCCGCAGCCCTGAAGATCATCCTGGATGCCATGCCAGTGCGCGCGCCGCACCGGTTTCTCGACGGGACGGTGGTGGTGCGGGCAGGGCGGGCCGAGCGGTCCTATCTCACCGAGGCAACGAGCCTGCCGCTGAAATGGGAGATCCTGGATGGCGCCAACGTCATCGCCGAGGGCGAGACCGGCGATCGCAGCATCCTGTGGCCGCTCGACCTGCCAGTCGGCGTCTGGCGTCTGCGCCTCACCGACGCCTCGCTGTTCTCCGAGGAGGCGCCTGTCATCGTGGCGCCCGCCAAGGCGTTTCGCGGCGAATTCGACCGCTCCTGGATTCTGGCGGCACAGCTTTATGGCCTGCGCTCGGAGCGCAACTGGGGCATCGGCGATTTCACGGACCTGAACCGGCTGCTCGAACTGGCGGCAAGTCTTGGCGCCGAAGGCGTCGGCCTCAATCCGCTGCACGTGTTGTTCGATGACCGTCCGACCGATTGCAGCCCGTATTCCCCGAACAGCCGGCTGTTTCTCAATCCGCTCTATATCGACGTCGAAAAGATCGCGGAATTCTCGGCCGACATGATCGCCGGCGACGCCGAAACGCTGGCCCGGCTGCGCCAGGCGCCGGTGGTGGACTATTCGGCTGTCGCCGAGCTCAAATGGCGTGCGTTGCGTTCGACCTTCGCGGCCTTCAAGAGCCGGCCGGACGCCAAGCGAAGCCAGGCGTTCGCCAAGTTTCGGGCCGAGCACGGCGTCACGTTGTCGCGCTTCGCATGTTTCGAAGTGCTGCGCCACAGATTCAACTGCGCCTGGTGGGACTGGCCGGCCGAATGGCAGCAGCCGGATGATGCCAAGATGGCGGAGCTCCATTCCGGGCCCGACGCTTCGGAAATCGAGTTCGTCAAATTCGTGCAATGGTGCGCCGATCAGCAGCTGCAGGCCTCCCGCGATCACGGCCATGCGCTGGGGTTGAAGGTCGGGCTTTATCTCGACGTCGCCGTCGGCGTGCAGAGCGGCGGCTTCGATGCCTGGAACGAACAGATTGCGGTGTCCCGCCATCTGTCGATCGGCGCGCCGCCCGATGCGCTGCAGCCGGCCGGACAGAACTGGGGTCTCGCCGGCTTCAACGGCGGCGGGCTCGAGGTGCAATCCTTCGCGCCTTTCAAGGACATGCTGCGGGCCTCGATGCGTTACGCAGGCGCGATCAGGCTCGATCACGTGCTCGGCCTGAACCGCCTCTATGTGGTGCCGCACGGCTACGCCGCCGACAACGGCGCCTATGTGAAGATGCCGCTGCAGGCATTGCTCGCGGTCACCGCCCAGGAAAGCGTGGCAAACCGCTGCGTGGTCATCGGCGAGGATCTCGGCACCGTGCCGGATGGCTTTCGCGAAGAGCTGCGCGACTGGGGGATCTGGTCGTATATGGTGATGATGTTCGAGCGCGACGACCGCGGCGCGTTCCGCGGTATCGATCACTATGCGCACGACGCGCTCGTGACGTTCAACACCCACGACCTGCCGACCTTTGCCGGCTGGCGCAGCTATGCCGACCTGGTGATGAAGCGCGGCCTGGGCATTGATCCCGGCGAGAGCGACGATGCCCGCAGCTATGCGCTGTCGATGCTCGGCGACGCACTGCGTCAACAGGGTATTTCCAACGAGGGCCTGTATGCGGTTGCGCAGTTCCTGGCACGGACCCGGACGCGATTGCTGGCGATTGCGCTGGAGGATCTGTTGGGGGTGATCGACCAGCCCAACATTCCCGGCACCATCGATGAGCACCCGAACTGGCGGCAGCGGCTGCCGGTGGCGATCGATGATATCGTGGCTGCGATCGACCTCTCGGCACTGCGGACGGCGGTCGCCGATCGCTCCGCGCAGGCGGCCTGAACCGTTGCCGGGCCTTATCGAGGATTACGCGCTGATCGGCGACTGCGAGACCGCGGCGCTGGTCGACCGCAACGGCTCGATCGACTGGCTGTGCTGGCCGGCCTTCGATTCCGATGCCTGTTTCTGCGCGCTGCTCGGCGACGAGAGCAATGGCCGCTGGCAGATCGCGCCGGCGGCGGAGGTGATCCGTTGCTCGCGCCGCTATCGCGGCGACACGCTGGTCCTGGAGACGCGCTTCGAGACTGCCGACGGCGTTGTCACCCTGATCGACTTCATGCCGCCGCGCGGCGTCGCTTCCGACGTCGTGCGGCTGGTACGCTGCGAGCGCGGCAGCGTCGCCATGCGCATGGATCTGGTGATCCGCTTCGGCTTCGGCATCGCCATTCCATGGGTCAAGCGGACGGACGACGGCGCGCTGCTTGCGATCTGCGGGCCGGACATGGCCGTGCTGCATACGCCGATCGAGACCCACGGCGAGAACATGACCACGGTGGCGGAGTTCACCGTCACTGCCGGCGAGACCGTGCCGTTCGTGCTGACCTACGGGCCATCGCACCTGAAGGTGCCGGCAGAGATCAATCCCTTCGCCGCCTTGAAGGACACCGAGGACTTCTGGTCGGAATGGTCGAGCCGCTGCAACCATGAGGGCGCCCTTCGCGACCTCGTCATGCGCTCGCTGATCACGCTGAAGGCCCTGACCTATGCGCCGTCCGGCGGCATCGTTGCAGCGCCCACGACATCGTTGCCCGAGAAGCTTGGCGGCGACAGGAACTGGGACTACCGTTTCTGCTGGCTGCGCGACGCCACCTTCACGCTGCTGGCGCTGATGAACAGCGGCTACACTGATGAAGCTGTGGCCTGGCACAACTGGTTGCTGCGCGCCGCCGCCGGCGCGCCGGCCAACATGCAGATCATGTACGGCATCATGGGCCAGCGCCGGCTGCTGGAATGGGAGGCCGACTGGCTACCGGGCTATGAGGGTGCGCGGCCGGTGCGGGTCGGCAACGCCGCCCACGCCCAGCTGCAGCTCGACGTCTACGGCGAACTGATCGACGCTTTCCATCAGTCGCGTGCGGCGAAGCTGAAGCTTGACGACGGCACCTGGGCGGTGGAGCGCGAGGTGCTGGAGCATCTGGCCTCGGTCTGGAGCCAGCCGGACCACGGCGTCTGGGAGCGCCGTGGCGACGGCCAACACTACGTGTCGTCGAAAGTGATGTGCTGGGTGGCGTTTGATCGCGGCATCCGCAGCGCCGAGATGTTCGGCCTGCAGGCGCCGCTGTCGAAGTGGCGGGCGATCCGCGCCGCCATCCATCACGATGTCTGCGAGAAGGGCTTTGACGCCGAGCAGAACAGTTTTGTGCAGTCCTATGGTTCACGGGTGCTGGATGCCAGCATCCTGCTGCTGCCTGCAGTCGGATTCCTGCCGCCGTCGGACCCGCGCGTGCTCGGCACGTTGGCGGCCTTCGAAAAATACATGATGCCCGACGGCTTTGTGCTGCGCCACGACCCGCGCGAGGTGACGACGGAAGTGCAGCCGATCGAGGGCGCCTTCCTCGCCTGCAGCCTGTGGCTCGCCGATGCCTATGTGCTCACCGGCGAGATCGCCAAGGCGGAAGCGCTGTTCGACCGCGTGCTCGGCATCGCCAACGACGTCGGTCTGCTGGCGGAGGAATACGATACGGTTGCCAAACGCCAGACCGGCAATTTTCCGCAGGCGCTGACCCATATCGCCGTGATCAACACTGCGCACAACCTCAGCAATGCCAAACGCGAGGCCGACAAGCCGGTAATGCAAAGGTCGAAGTAATTAACCTCTCCCCGCCTAGCGAAGCTTCGCTTCGCCGGGCGGGGAGAGGAAAAGCAAGCTCAGCTCACCCCTTGCTCTTCTTCAGGATCAGATCCACCGCGCCGGCAAAGCCCTCGTCCTCGTTCGAAGTGGTGACATCGGTCGCCCGCGCCTTGACCTCGTCGGTCGCGTTGCCCATGGCGACGGACAGGCCTGACACCTTGAACATCGGCAGATCGTTCTGCATGTCGCCGATGGTGGCGATGGCTGAGGTGTCGATGCCGAGGCGCCTCGCCATGGCCTGCACGAAAGTGCCCTTGTCCTGGCCGGGCGGCGTGACGTCGAGATAATAGTTCTGCGAACGCACCGCGACGGCCGTCTGGCCGAGCGACTTCTGAATCGCCGCCTCGCAACGTGCCAGCAGATCGAAGTCAGCGCTGGCGCCGACGATCTTGCAGGCGCCGTCCAGGTAGGGCGCGAATTCGTCCACGACCACCGGATCGTGCTGGATGGTGTCGCGTTCGTGCGGCACGTATTTGCCGTCGTCGCGGCGGATCATCCAGGCGTCGTTGGTGAACAGCCAGATGTCGACGCCGAATTCGTTGAGCACGTCGAGGCTGGTCTGCACCGCGGGTGCCGGGATCAGATGCTGTTCGAGCGGTTGCAGCTCGGGGGTGACGATCGAGCTGCCGTTGAACGCGCCGATTGGCAGCGCGAGGCCGAGCGGCGCGACGAGAAACCGCATGCCGACGGTGGGCCGGCTCGAGGTGATGGTGAAGCCGATCCCGGCGTCGCGGAGCCGCCGCACTGCCGCTCTGGCGTTGTCGGTCAGGCGCTTGTCCTTGGTCACCAGGGTGCCGTCGACATCCGAGACGACCAGTGCGATGCGGGTCATGGGTTCTTCCTGTTAGGCGCGCCGGCCGTGCCGGGCTGCAACTGGGCAATGATAGCATCGACGATCGCCTCAACGGAGGCATCGATCGAGACTTGGATCGGGTTTTCGTCGGGACCCGGCGGCTGCAGCGTCGCGAACTGGCTGTCGAGCAGGCCCGGCGGCATGAAGTGGCCTTTTCGCGCGCCCAGGCGCTGCGCAATCAGCGCGCGGCTGCCGTCGAGATAGACGAAACGGACATCGTCGCGGCCGGCGAGCAGCACGTCGCGATAGGCGCGCTTGAGCGCCGAGCAGGCGACAACGAGATGGCCGCCGCTCCCGCACATCCGGCCGATCTCCGCGGCGATGGCCCGCAGCCATGGCCAGCGGTCGTCGTCGGTCAGGGGATGGCCGGCGCTCATCTTCGCCACGTTGCTGGCCGGGTGGAACCGGTCGGCGTCCTCATAGGTCCAGCCGAGGCGCGCGGCGAGGGATTCGCCAATGGTGCTCTTGCCCGATCCCGCCACGCCCATCACGATCAGCGCGCAGGGCGCCTGGCGATCATCCATGAAAATTCTCCGGCAGTGCCGCGCTGTCGCAGAGCCAGATGGTCTCGCCGTCCGTCGCCCGCGCGCGGTTGGCGGGAAGGTCCTCGCCGGCGAGGATGCGCGTCAGGATCGGGCGCTTGTCGGCGCCGCTCAACTCGAACAGCATCTCGCGACACGATGCCAGCGTCGGCAGCGTCAGGCTGACCCGCGGCACGAATGGCGCCACGTGCGCCTCCGGCACGCCGACCACCCAGCGATCTGTGACGTCGACGGCAGGATAGCCGGGAAACAGCGAGGCGACATGGCCGTCCGGCCCGACGCCGAGCAGCACCAGGTCGAATAGCGGCTTGGCCGGATCGAGCGCGTCGGCGCCATAAAAGCCTTTCAGCTTTTCCTCATACAGCCGCGCGGCTTCGTCGGGGCTCGCCGACTCCGTCGCGATCGGATGGATGTTAGTCGCGGGCGCGCAGCGATCGAGAAAGATCTGCCGTGCCATGTTCATGTTGTTGAGCGGATCGTCGGCTTTGACAAAACGGTCGTCGCCGATGAACCAGTGCACGCGATCCCACGGGATCTGGGCTCGGTAAGGCTCCTTGCCCAATAGCTCATAAAGCTGCTTCGGGCTGGAGCCACCTGTGAGGCAGATGGCGATCCGGTCCGGATTGTCGTCGATGCGGGCGATGACGCGTTCCGCTGCCGCGGCAGCGAGTGCGGCCGCATCGCTCACTTCGATGGTGTGGCGTACGCGTGCGACCATCAGCTCAGCTTGCGCCAGGCGCGGCCGTCGCGCTTCATCAGCTCATCGGCTTCGCGCGGTCCCTCGCTGCCAGCCTTGTAGCTCTTCAGGCCGTCGGAGCCGGCGTTCGCCCACGCATCCAGGAACGGCTGCACCGCGCGCCAGCCGGCCTCGACGCTGTCGGCGCGCTGGAACAGGATGTTGTCGCCGATCATGCAGTCGTAGATCAGCGTCTCGTAGCCGGTGGATGGCTCGGCCTTGAAGTAGTCCTTGTAGCGGAACTTCATCTCGACGCCGTCGATCCGCACCGCGGGGCCGGGGATCTTGGTGTTGAACTGCAGCGCGATGCCCTCGGTCGGCTCGACGCCGATCACCAGATAGTTCTGTGCCAACGCCTCCACCGGCGTGCCCTGGAACATGGCGAACGGCGCCTGCTTGAACTTGATGGCCACCTCTGTGCGCTTGATGCCGAGCGCCTTGCCGGTGCGCAGATAGAACGGCACGCCGGCCCAGCGCCAGTTGTCGATGACCAGCTTGAGCGCCGCATAGGTCTCGGTGGTGCTGCCGTTGGCGACGTCCTTGGTCTTGTGATAGTCCTCGATCACGGTGTCGCCGATGGTGCCGCCGAGATATTGCCCGCGCACGGAGTTGTGCAGCGCCTCGGTCTCGCTTTCGAGCTGGATGGCCGCCAGTACATCGGCCTTGGCGGCGCGAACGGAATGGGCGTCGAAGCGGGTCGGCGGCTCCATCGCCACCAGCGACAGCAACTGGAACAGATGGTTCGGCACCATGTCGCGCAGCGCGCCAGTGGCGTCGTAGAAGCTGCCGCGGTGGCCGACGCCGAGCTTCTCGTCGACGGTGATCTGGACGTGATCGATGTGGTTGCGATTCCAGATCGGTTCGAACATGCCGTTGGCAAAGCGCAGCACCAGGATGTTCTGCACCGTCTCCTTGCCGAGATAATGATCGATCCGGTAGATCTGGTGCTCGGTGAGAATCTCCAGCAGTTCGGCATTCAACTTCTTGGCCGACTCCAGGTCGGTGCCGAACGGCTTTTCCACCACCAGCCGCCGCCATGCGCCGTTCTCCTGCAGCATGCCGGTGCGGCCGAGCTGGCGGGCGATTGGCGCGAAACCATCGGGCGGCGTCGCCAGATAGAACAGCCGGTTGCCCGCGGTCTCGCGCCGCTTCTCGAGCGCATCGAGCTCGTCGCGCATCTTGTCGAACGACGCCGGGTCCTGCGGATCGGCCTCGATGCTGGTGACGCATTCCAGCAGCCGCTCGGCGATGGCGTCGTCCACGGGACGTGTGGCGAATTTCTTCAGGCCGGCGAGCAGGCCCTCGCGCAGCTCATCGGCGGACATCGCCTTGCGTGCGATGCCGACCACGCAGAACTTGTCCGGCAGCAGGTTCGATGCGGCGAGATTGTACAGCGCCGGCATCACCAGCCGGTGGGCGAGGTCGCCGGTGACGCCGAAAATCACGAAGGAGCAGGGGTCCGGTTTGGTGGTGTCGGTCTTTGCGTCTGTCACGTCTAATCTGCCTTCGGCTTGACGATGTCGGGCGCGTTCTGGCGCACGGGGTGCGGATGCTGCTCCGGCTCCTTGTGGCCGCCAAAGCCGGCGCGCATCGCCGACAGGATCTTTTCGGCGAAGGTATGCTCCTTGCGCGAGCGGAAACGGGCGAACAACGCGGCGGTCAGCACCTCGGCCGGCACGGATTCGTCGATCGCCGCATTGACGGTCCAGCGCCCTTCCCCGGAATCTTCGACATAGCCGGAATAGGTATCGAGAGTTTCGTTCTTGGCCAGTGCCGAGGAGGTGAGGTCGAGCAGCCAGGACGGGATCACGCTGCCGCGGCGCCACACTTCGGCAATGTCCGGCAGGTTGAGCGTGAAGCGATGCGCCTCCGGCAACACGTCGAGATCGGCATTCTTCAGGATATCAAATCCTTCGGCATATGCCTGCATCAGCCCGTATTCGATGCCGTTATGGACCATCTTGACGAAGTGGCCGGCGCCGACCGGGCCGGCGTGGATGTAGCCATTCTCCACGCGCGGGTCGCTGTTGTCGCGGCCCGGCGTGCGCGGGATGTCGCCGATTCCCGGCGCCAGCGTGGCGAAGATCGGGTCGAGCCGGTCGACGACCTGCTTGTCGCCGCCGATCATCATGCAGTAGCCGCGCTCGAAGCCCCACACGCCGCCGGAGGTGCCGACGTCAATGTAATGGATGCCCCTTTCCTTCAGCGCCTTGCCGCGGCGGACGTCGTCCTGCCAGAACGTATTGCCGCCGTCGATGATGACGTCGTCGGGCTCCAGCAGTTTGGTCAGTTCTTCAATGGTTGTCTCGGTGATCTTGCCCGCTGGCAGCATCACCCACACCGTGCGGGGCTTGCCGAGCTTGCCGACAAACTCCGCCAGCGACGCGCCGCCGACCGAGCCTTCTGTCGTCAGTGCCGCCACCGCCTTCGGGTCCCGGTCGTAGACCACGCTGGTGTGGCCGTTCTTCATCAGGCGGCGGACGATATTGCCGCCCATCCGGCCGAGGCCGATCATGCCGAGCTGCATCTGACTATCCTTGTTATTAATTGAGTGCGGCGGCGATCGCCTTGTCGAGCATCGCCAGCCCGGCATTGACGTCGCCCTTGAGATGGATGCGCAAGGCGCGACGGCCGCGCTCGGTCAGCACGTCGAAATCGCCGCGCGCCTGCGCCGCCTTAATGATTCCGAAGCTGGCCTTCTGACCGGGCACCGCAAGGTCGGCGGCGTTTTCCGCGGTGATCTGCAGGAACACGCCGCTGTCCGGTCCACCCTTGTAGGCCTGGCCGGTCGAATGCAGGA
It encodes the following:
- a CDS encoding alpha-1,4-glucan--maltose-1-phosphate maltosyltransferase, whose amino-acid sequence is MNKTTQIVESVATSGAFQIENIYPLVDGGRFPVKRIVGEPIEVWADIYRDGHEIIAAALVWRLETERAWKRAPMTFDVNDRWGGSFTPDAPGRYVFAIEAWTDEFATWRHGFELKLKAGQDVTLDALEGAGMMTKAQAGGPDASAIIVRHCEDYLQSGDTEPLLAPELQAAMAESQLRPDLTRSPLLPLTIDRVRARDGAWYEMVPRSQSTVPGQHGTFRDCIARLPDVAAMGFDVVYFTPIHPIGVKNRKGRNNSLTAEPGDVGSPYAIGGKEGGHDAIHPELGTMEDFHAFVEACKTLNMEVALDIAVQCSLDHPWLTEHPDWFRRRPDGTMKYAENPPKKYEDIVNPDFSCEDAGSLWNALRDVILFWVDHGVKIFRIDNPHTKPLRFWEWMIHEVQLNHPDVLFLAEAFTRPKLMKGLAKLGFSQSYTYFTWRIQKWEIEQYLVELTGYPEREFYRPNFFVNTPDILPFHLQSGEAWMFKARLALAAAMSSTYGIYNGFELLEHDPIPGKEEYLNSEKYEIKVRDWDQPGNIKPYIRDINNARRANAALQQTSNLRFLPVDDGNVIGFVKESVDQHNTVAGAISLSRDVHEFWLPINSQVMVDGERRDIAAVENLITGERHPVEWGGLRVRIDPMRDPAVFFRCLA
- the malQ gene encoding 4-alpha-glucanotransferase; its protein translation is MDLFSKAAELGIQTGFHDGQGHWHTTDAAALKIILDAMPVRAPHRFLDGTVVVRAGRAERSYLTEATSLPLKWEILDGANVIAEGETGDRSILWPLDLPVGVWRLRLTDASLFSEEAPVIVAPAKAFRGEFDRSWILAAQLYGLRSERNWGIGDFTDLNRLLELAASLGAEGVGLNPLHVLFDDRPTDCSPYSPNSRLFLNPLYIDVEKIAEFSADMIAGDAETLARLRQAPVVDYSAVAELKWRALRSTFAAFKSRPDAKRSQAFAKFRAEHGVTLSRFACFEVLRHRFNCAWWDWPAEWQQPDDAKMAELHSGPDASEIEFVKFVQWCADQQLQASRDHGHALGLKVGLYLDVAVGVQSGGFDAWNEQIAVSRHLSIGAPPDALQPAGQNWGLAGFNGGGLEVQSFAPFKDMLRASMRYAGAIRLDHVLGLNRLYVVPHGYAADNGAYVKMPLQALLAVTAQESVANRCVVIGEDLGTVPDGFREELRDWGIWSYMVMMFERDDRGAFRGIDHYAHDALVTFNTHDLPTFAGWRSYADLVMKRGLGIDPGESDDARSYALSMLGDALRQQGISNEGLYAVAQFLARTRTRLLAIALEDLLGVIDQPNIPGTIDEHPNWRQRLPVAIDDIVAAIDLSALRTAVADRSAQAA
- a CDS encoding glycoside hydrolase family 15 protein; translation: MPGLIEDYALIGDCETAALVDRNGSIDWLCWPAFDSDACFCALLGDESNGRWQIAPAAEVIRCSRRYRGDTLVLETRFETADGVVTLIDFMPPRGVASDVVRLVRCERGSVAMRMDLVIRFGFGIAIPWVKRTDDGALLAICGPDMAVLHTPIETHGENMTTVAEFTVTAGETVPFVLTYGPSHLKVPAEINPFAALKDTEDFWSEWSSRCNHEGALRDLVMRSLITLKALTYAPSGGIVAAPTTSLPEKLGGDRNWDYRFCWLRDATFTLLALMNSGYTDEAVAWHNWLLRAAAGAPANMQIMYGIMGQRRLLEWEADWLPGYEGARPVRVGNAAHAQLQLDVYGELIDAFHQSRAAKLKLDDGTWAVEREVLEHLASVWSQPDHGVWERRGDGQHYVSSKVMCWVAFDRGIRSAEMFGLQAPLSKWRAIRAAIHHDVCEKGFDAEQNSFVQSYGSRVLDASILLLPAVGFLPPSDPRVLGTLAAFEKYMMPDGFVLRHDPREVTTEVQPIEGAFLACSLWLADAYVLTGEIAKAEALFDRVLGIANDVGLLAEEYDTVAKRQTGNFPQALTHIAVINTAHNLSNAKREADKPVMQRSK
- a CDS encoding HAD family hydrolase; the protein is MTRIALVVSDVDGTLVTKDKRLTDNARAAVRRLRDAGIGFTITSSRPTVGMRFLVAPLGLALPIGAFNGSSIVTPELQPLEQHLIPAPAVQTSLDVLNEFGVDIWLFTNDAWMIRRDDGKYVPHERDTIQHDPVVVDEFAPYLDGACKIVGASADFDLLARCEAAIQKSLGQTAVAVRSQNYYLDVTPPGQDKGTFVQAMARRLGIDTSAIATIGDMQNDLPMFKVSGLSVAMGNATDEVKARATDVTTSNEDEGFAGAVDLILKKSKG
- a CDS encoding gluconokinase, yielding MDDRQAPCALIVMGVAGSGKSTIGESLAARLGWTYEDADRFHPASNVAKMSAGHPLTDDDRWPWLRAIAAEIGRMCGSGGHLVVACSALKRAYRDVLLAGRDDVRFVYLDGSRALIAQRLGARKGHFMPPGLLDSQFATLQPPGPDENPIQVSIDASVEAIVDAIIAQLQPGTAGAPNRKNP
- the pgl gene encoding 6-phosphogluconolactonase, which codes for MVARVRHTIEVSDAAALAAAAAERVIARIDDNPDRIAICLTGGSSPKQLYELLGKEPYRAQIPWDRVHWFIGDDRFVKADDPLNNMNMARQIFLDRCAPATNIHPIATESASPDEAARLYEEKLKGFYGADALDPAKPLFDLVLLGVGPDGHVASLFPGYPAVDVTDRWVVGVPEAHVAPFVPRVSLTLPTLASCREMLFELSGADKRPILTRILAGEDLPANRARATDGETIWLCDSAALPENFHG
- the zwf gene encoding glucose-6-phosphate dehydrogenase — protein: MTDAKTDTTKPDPCSFVIFGVTGDLAHRLVMPALYNLAASNLLPDKFCVVGIARKAMSADELREGLLAGLKKFATRPVDDAIAERLLECVTSIEADPQDPASFDKMRDELDALEKRRETAGNRLFYLATPPDGFAPIARQLGRTGMLQENGAWRRLVVEKPFGTDLESAKKLNAELLEILTEHQIYRIDHYLGKETVQNILVLRFANGMFEPIWNRNHIDHVQITVDEKLGVGHRGSFYDATGALRDMVPNHLFQLLSLVAMEPPTRFDAHSVRAAKADVLAAIQLESETEALHNSVRGQYLGGTIGDTVIEDYHKTKDVANGSTTETYAALKLVIDNWRWAGVPFYLRTGKALGIKRTEVAIKFKQAPFAMFQGTPVEALAQNYLVIGVEPTEGIALQFNTKIPGPAVRIDGVEMKFRYKDYFKAEPSTGYETLIYDCMIGDNILFQRADSVEAGWRAVQPFLDAWANAGSDGLKSYKAGSEGPREADELMKRDGRAWRKLS
- the gnd gene encoding phosphogluconate dehydrogenase (NAD(+)-dependent, decarboxylating) — its product is MQLGMIGLGRMGGNIVRRLMKNGHTSVVYDRDPKAVAALTTEGSVGGASLAEFVGKLGKPRTVWVMLPAGKITETTIEELTKLLEPDDVIIDGGNTFWQDDVRRGKALKERGIHYIDVGTSGGVWGFERGYCMMIGGDKQVVDRLDPIFATLAPGIGDIPRTPGRDNSDPRVENGYIHAGPVGAGHFVKMVHNGIEYGLMQAYAEGFDILKNADLDVLPEAHRFTLNLPDIAEVWRRGSVIPSWLLDLTSSALAKNETLDTYSGYVEDSGEGRWTVNAAIDESVPAEVLTAALFARFRSRKEHTFAEKILSAMRAGFGGHKEPEQHPHPVRQNAPDIVKPKAD